The DNA region GGCAAAAGGGCATGTCCTATGCTTGGATTCAACCgctaaaataataatgatgatacACATTTGGTCATTCAAGTCTTTTCATACAATCAGTAACACAGCGAATTTCAATTTCACTACTTTTTGACGTCCACCTTAATTTTGTAGATAGATTCAAAGAATCTGTCCGTCAATGATGTGGGCAGGTACATGAGGATGGACGCACGGACATTTGACATGAAGTTAGGAACATATCGCACGCGCGGCTCTCTCGTAGTGACTGCTTCGACCATCTGGTCCACAACCTCATCAACGTTACTGCGAGCGCGCTTCATCTGCCCTTCAATGCTTTTGAGGAAAGCGTCGAAATACTCCTCGCCATAAACGTCCTTCACCTCTGTCGGCGTTTCTGCCCACGACTTCCGGTTTGTGTCAATGAGGTAATCTGTGGCTGCTATTGGTGTTCTGTAAAGGGAGTGCAGGCATCTTTTATAAATAGGCACTGTAATGTTTTGTATAACAATTAAATCCAATTAATATtaacttattagaaatatgctTCAATTTTGATTTACATATATGATTTGAATTATCTCGTTTCCACGGAAAAGTATATGAATAGCCAAAAATATTAGCCATGTAAATAATGTTCGTGATGTTGGTAGATACCATTTATCCTCTCAAACCCACATATAAAAGAGTGTAGTGTAAACAAAGACCAGACATAAGTGATATAAATCAACTCCTCAAGTGATCTTGATTTCTAAAACTCATGATGTTTGTATATATCAGATAACACTAGCTCGTGCATGTGCACCAAAGTGCAAATAGAGAACGGATTTAATGTAAACAGTTATTATGGCAATAATGTCGATgatgtaaaaagaaaaaaaaatagatttttctTACTTGTACAGGCCAGGCTCTACTGTAACTACTTTTATATCAAACTTGTGCATTTCCTGGCGGAGGCCATCGGAAAACGCTATACACGCCTTCTTTGACATGGAGTAGGCAGCAAACGAGGGCACAGTGAACCGACCTGTGGGAAACACGAAGCCCGTTAgccataaaataaacaaattaatttccAAAGAGAGAACTTGATTAGACAATGATTATTATGAACAGAATAAGACTGCCCCTTGCCATTTTGATAAGAGATAGGGAAATCATGGAGTTGGCTTCACTTAAAACTAAAAACTACCCAAGCATTTTCAATGTGATTGTCTATTGATAGTTGGTGGCATCTGAAATACTACTATCTAGGGAATTGTGATCCTCATTTACCATTGACTGTTGATGACTGTCCGATACATATAACGCCTAAAATAGAAACAGAGCTCAATACCACCCGGCAGTTGTTTTCCATTTAACTTGGTAGATCACGTCATTGTCAGAATCAACCTTGACAACCCACCTGCAAGACTGGCCACATTGACGACTCGGCCTTTGGATGCCCGGATGAGGGGAAGAAAGGCTTTGGTTACCCTGACAACACCGATTACATTGACATCCATGATCTGTTGGAACTGGATGACGGAACACCATTCGATCTCTTGGAACACGGCTATCCCAGCGTTGTTTACACATGCCCAGAGTGCTGTAAAATACACCTTGGTTAAAAAGGACTCTCTGCAAATACCAATCCATGATGATATTAAATGCAATGAAGACAAACTAATCTTCACATCGATTTTATTCCAATACGTCATACGAAGTGACTGTTAttgattatttcatttattctttCATTAAATTGAATATATTGAATTTACGAGAAAGCATAAGAAATACAATTAATGCATCTGAATGATGGACTCACTGTGGTCGCCCAAATTGTCTTTGACGAATCTTACAGCACCCCTCACATGATAGTCGTCTGTAACATTGAGCTCGACCACTTTGATTCTCCCCTCGGAATCTTCTTCAAGCTTTCTGGCGCCTCCTCGATCAGGGACCAAACAGCCGGCGAACACCATGAAGCCCAACTTGTCCAAACGCCTGGCCAGGCTGTTTCCGAATCCACTGTCGCATCCTGGGAAACAACAATTTAGATGCATTTTTATTGCATTCGAAAGTTAAGATCTTCTGAAAgtattcatttaaaaataaaattcttcGCTTTCTTGTAAAATATACAGGAGAGAAATGATAAATTCATTTCTCAAAGACAGACTAAACTATTCATATCCCCTGGTCCTATTCCTCATAAGTGATTAACTCTAATATCTTTCACTACTAAGCCTTATTCTGTGGAGTGTCTGGATCATGATCGTTACCGTTTATCTACTTCGTGTACCCTCAAATAGGATGGCTACTGACCAACTAAATGGTCAAGCTGCAGTGGTCAAAATGTACATTTGTGTCAAATGTTGTCTCCAGAAACCAACACTTTAAAATGGCTAAGCGTTCATCCAGTTGTATAGGATACGAGATGTAAATAACCAACGTGTTGTAAACTTCTTTCTTGCTCCCTATAGATGACGGTACATACCATCTACcatttgatattaaaaagaCAGTCATAGACATTAGTCGCTGGAAGTTCCCTCGACACGCATAGTGTAATTTGTTGGGAAGAAAATGATCTTAGAACGCAAATAATTGTATTGCAGTGTTGAAAGAGTAGCAAAACTATGTAGTGTATTTGTTACTCCTACTCTAACAAACGGTCTTTTAAAACACGCACAATATCAGAACACACATTGCTGCGGTTCgtcactgattggttgttaATTATACGAACGTTGTATTCACAGCCACGGTATGACGACCCCCTGTATATGTCGTGTTCTGTGTGTGGTGCTCTACTGTTGTGTTATAGGAGACCACGATATGTCAGTGATATGTCTCCATGTAAACGTAGGAATGCTTTGCCTCTTCTAGGTGCTACACTTTACTAAAGCATGCTGCCAAATACACCTGAGCTGTATACCagctggtcacattatactgacaacgggtaaCTTATTCTCCCACTTCCTCTGAACGTTAAGCAGtagaaattaccacttttatagacccAATTGTTTGACAATGTTTTGGCCATTGTAAAATATACAACCAGAAAATACACgtataagataaaaaaatgtacttttcaaaaaataataatggatTTTGATAGAACAATTTTACAGCTCAATATGGTGCTGATTAGATATGACAATGCACCACAGGGAGGTAACGTCATCTGGTTTTTGGCATTGATTTCCGTCATTAACTATTGATAATAACGCGCGAGAATTCTCGTTACAGATTAGGTGTGAGAATCCATGACTATCAATGAGTCAATGGATCCATCCTTGGTAATGAAGCCGTGCTGTAGTTTGTGTAATTAGGATCGATCCGGGCCATTAGTTACCGACATGTCTAAATCTGGACACACGGACCTAAAGTAAAGAAACGAACCAGCTTGGCAGTTTTGGTAGTTAGATCAAGCTCATTCATAATCGTCGTGCTGTTGCATAACTTACAATGTACTTGTTTCGTCGTAGTACGACACGACGTTTGTGAGGTTGGCTCTGTGTGttgtctcctggccgagacacaccaaagtctataaaagtggtagtttctgctcccgtAAGCGCTTAACGTACAGGGAGTATGACGACTGGTTCTTCCGTTGTCAGAGTTGGTGTCgttggcatgcttcagtaatatatatatcactataaaacaCGCACCCctcacttcacacacgctacgcaccgcatacatggccctggctgataataggacattaattccataaaacaaacaaatcattggtTTCCTGATATGAAATCCTCCTAATAGCCTGACACAAAACCTCAAATTTGATTATCTTTCAGCATCGTGTTTCATGATTTGACATTTTCGAAAAGAAGAAACCAAAGCTCAATAATGACGTTTGTTCTGTCATATAATTGGTTGAAGAGCAGTTAAGCTTATTAAAACGACGCCCTGTCCTAAGTTTATAAGTCAGTTCCATttcttattttgaattttgataacttcaatgGGAAATATATTATAATGGGAAAAGATCTCGAAACTATGTAATTtacaatatgattaaaatacagatccttactACCACTaggttcaatagaggatctgaaaacatcccataaggggtcatgttcggataaccttttaccacgtgtacttcagatcaaacaTATTTTCTACACTTTGTTATGTCAATTGATAatgccatttcgtcccagtatacatatacatttagctttgttgtacactttgggcgagatggctacgtacacggaaataattcggacatctttttcaaactatttcgtccccagtcaagattctggcagtgccaattatttccaaaggtcatcttgacgtgacccctaattgGATGtagtcagatcctcttatcaaacgtggTGATAATAAGGAACTTTATTTAAATAAGTTTGCgtaaattatttctgaaaagTATTGGCAACAGACCCAACCCCTATCTTGTCTACACCAAAACTGATTCCAAAATCTCAAAGGACTCTATAGCACatcaaatatacaaaataccTAAGAGTTTGTGTTATACGGGTTTGAgcttgggaggctgcggtatattagtgttgtgtctccttttaATAGCGAGAATCTTGTCCTTTTATAGTCCTATTTCACTGAAGGATACCGCTAAATGTATCGATCAaaacaccccatccggtcatgttttactgtagaaGAAACTACAACTTATATAGACAATTGTGTGTCGCGCCAAGGGAACGGAACCAAGAATCGTCCTCACAGAAGGCACGGTCAACTCCtacatttagtcgccttttacttgTATGATCAAAAACTACGTACTTGGAGTACAATTGTAACGTTCTACCTCTAGGGTCGAGGGGTACAATTGAAACGTCCTACATCTAGGGCCGAGGGGTtcaattgtaacgtcctacctcTAGGGCCGAGGGatacaattgtaacgtcctaccaCTAGGGTCGAGGGGTACAATTATAATGTCCTAACTCTAGGGtcgaggggtacaattgtaacgtcctacctcTAGGGtcgaggggtacaattgtaacgtcctacctaaagggccgaggggtacaattgtaacgtcctacctcTAGGGtcgaggggtacaattgtaacgtcctacctcTAGGGtcgaggggtacaattgtaacgtcctacctctagggccgaggggtacaattgtaacgtcctacctctagggccgaggggtacaattgtaacgtcctaccactagggccgaggggtacaattgtaacgtcctacctaaagggccgaggggtacaattgtaacgtcctacctctagggccgaggggtacaattgtaacgtcctaccactagggccgaggggtacaattgtaacgtcctaccactagggccgaggggtacaattgtaacgtcctacctaaagggccgaggggtacaattgtaacgtcctaccactagggccgaggggtacaattgtaacgtcctacctctagggccgaggggtacaattgtaacgtcctacctctagggccgaggggtacaattgtaacgtcctaccactagggccgaggggtacaattgtaacgtcctacctctagggccgaggggtacaattgtaacgtcctacctctagggccgaggggtacaattgtaacgtcctaccactagggccgaggggtacaattgtaacgtcctacctctagggccgaggggtacaattgtaacgtaCCTACCTCTAGGgccgaggggtacaattgtaacgtcctacctctagggccgaggggtacaattgtaacgtcctaccaCTAGGGtcgaggggtacaattgtaacgtcctaccactagggccgaggggtacaattgtaacgtcctaccactagggccgaggggtacaattgtaacgtcctaccaCTAAAGGgccgaggggtacaattgtaacgtcctacctctagggccgaggggtacaattgtaacgtcctaccactagggccgaggggtacaattgtaacgtcctacctACTAGGGTCGAGGcggggtacaattgtaacgtcctacctctagggccgaggggtacaattgtaacgtcctacctctagggccgaggggtacaattgtaacgtcctacctctagggccgaggggtacaattgtaacgtcctacctctagggccgaggggtacaattgtaacgtcctacctctagggccgaggggtacaattgtaacgtcctaccactagggccgaggggtacaattgtaacgtcctacctcTAGGGCCGAGGGatacaattgtaacgtcctacctcTAGGGcgaggggtacaattgtaacgtcctacctctagggccgaggggtacaattgtaacgtcctacctctagggccgaggggtacaattgtaacgtcctacctctagggccgaggggtacaattgtaacgtcctacctctagggccgaggggtacaattgtaacgtcctacctatagggccgaggggtacaattgtaacgtcctaccaCTAGGGtcgaggggtacaattgtaacgtcctacctaaagggccgaggggtacaattgtaacgtcctaccaCTAGGGtcgaggggtacaattgtaacgtcctacctctagggccgaggggtacaattgtaacgtcctaccactagggccgaggggtacaattgtaacgtcctaccactagggccgaggggtacaattgtaacgtcctacctaaagggccgaggggtacaattgtaacgtcctaccaCTAGGGtcgaggggtacaattgtaacgtcctacctctagggccgaggggtacaattgtaacgtcctacctctagggccgaggggtacaattgtaacgtcctaccaCTAGGGtcgaggggtacaattgtaacgtcctcCTAGGGCGAGGGGTACAATTCTAGGgccgaggggtacaattgtaacgtcctaccactagggccgaggggtacaattgtaacgtcctaccactagggccgaggggtacaattgtaacgtcctacctctagggccgaggggtacaattgtaacgtcctacctcTAGGGtcgaggggtacaattgtaacgtcctaccactagggccgaggggtacaattgtaacgtcctacctctagggccgaggggtacaattgtaacgtcctacctctagggccgaggggtacaattgtaacgtcctaccactagggccgaggggtacaattgtaacgtcctacctctagggccgaggggtacaattgtaacgtcctaccaCTAGGGtcgaggggtacaattgtaacgtcctacctcTAGGGtcgaggggtacaattgtaacgtcctacctctagggccgaggggtacaattgtaacgtcctaccactagggccgaggggtacaattgtaacgtcctacctctagggccgaggggtacaattgtaacgtcctacctctagggccgaggggtacaattgtaacgtcctaccactagggccgaggggtacaattgtaacgtcctacctcTAGGGtcgaggggtacaattgtaacgtcctacctctagggccgaggggtacaattgtaacgtcctacctcTAGGGtcgaggggtacaattgtaacgtcctacctcTAGGGtcgaggggtacaattgtaacgtcctaccaCTAGGGtcgaggggtacaattgtaacgtcctaccactagggccgaggggtacaattgtaacgtcctacctctagggccgaggggtacaattgtaacgtcctacctctagggccgaggggtacaattgtaacgtcctacctcTAGGGtcgaggggtacaattgtaacgtcctacctctagggccgaggggtacaattgtaacgtcctaccaCTAGGGtcgaggggtacaattgtaacgtcctacctcTAGGGtcgaggggtacaattgtaacgtcctacctaaagggccgaggggtacaattgtaacgtcctaccactagggccgaggggtacaattgtaatGTCCTACCTCTAGGgccgaggggtacaattgtaacgtcctacctcTAGGGtcgaggggtacaattgtaacgtcctacccctagggccgaggggtacaattgtaacgtcctacctcTAGGGtcgaggggtacaattgtaacgtcctacctcTAGGGtcgaggggtacaattgtaacgtcctacctcTAGGGtcgaggggtacaattgtaacgtcctacctaaagggccgaggggtacaattgtaacgtcctacctctagggccgaggggtacaattgtaacgtcctacctaaagggccgaggggtacaattgtaacgtcctaccactagggccgaggggtacaattgtaacgtcctaccactagggccgaggggtacaattgtaacgtcctaccaCTAGGGtcgaggggtacaattgtaacgtcctacctctagggccgaggggtacaattgtaacgtcctacctctagggccgaggggtacaattgtaacgtcctacctcTAGGGCCGAGGGatacaattgtaacgtcctacctctagggccgaggggtacaattgtaacgtcctaccactagggccgaggggtacaattgtaacgtcctacctctagggccgaggggtacaattgtaacgtcctaccaCTAGGGtcgaggggtacaattgtaacgtcctacctctagggccgaggggtacaattgtaacgtcctaccactagggccgaggggtacaattgtaacgtcctaccactagggccgaggggtacaattgtaacgtcctacctctagggccgaggggtacaattgtaacgtcctacctctagggccgaggggtacaattgtaacgtcctacctctagggccgaggggtacaattgtaacgtcctacccTAGGGcgagg from Argopecten irradians isolate NY chromosome 5, Ai_NY, whole genome shotgun sequence includes:
- the LOC138322742 gene encoding short-chain dehydrogenase/reductase family 9C member 7-like, yielding MKRLAGVVLLALGFGIYISQPNAFYTTVLSNSLCSLVFYAGIGLTAFYLLTSKRQRLCVNPSGKAVIITGCDSGFGNSLARRLDKLGFMVFAGCLVPDRGGARKLEEDSEGRIKVVELNVTDDYHVRGAVRFVKDNLGDHTLWACVNNAGIAVFQEIEWCSVIQFQQIMDVNVIGVVRVTKAFLPLIRASKGRVVNVASLAGRFTVPSFAAYSMSKKACIAFSDGLRQEMHKFDIKVVTVEPGLYKTPIAATDYLIDTNRKSWAETPTEVKDVYGEEYFDAFLKSIEGQMKRARSNVDEVVDQMVEAVTTREPRVRYVPNFMSNVRASILMYLPTSLTDRFFESIYKIKVDVKK